One Brassica napus cultivar Da-Ae chromosome C2, Da-Ae, whole genome shotgun sequence DNA window includes the following coding sequences:
- the LOC106381058 gene encoding LOB domain-containing protein 40 codes for MRMSCNGCRVLRKGCSENCSIRPCLQWIKSAESQANATVFLAKFYGRAGLMNLLSTGPDHLRPAIFRSLLYEACGRIVNPIYGSVGILWSGNWHLCQAAVEAVMRGSPVTPIACDAAVTGQAPPFNNNKLFDIRHVSRDENAVKSRCRSSRSGACKEGRNVRSSLSHESSLSHESAVVKGEGSMVSSEETTEEPSWIGLELTLGLEPSGARGSHVVVPIKKRKLEKSGTCDDDADTCKIELGLVCSE; via the exons ATGCGTATGAGCTGTAACGGATGTCGAGTTCTTCGAAAAGGCTGCAGTGAAAACTGTAGCATAAGACCGTGTCTCCAATGGATCAAATCCGCCGAATCTCAAGCCAACGCCACCGTCTTCCTCGCAAAGTTCTACGGTCGTGCCGGCTTAATGAACCTCCTCAGCACCGGTCCCGACCACCTCCGTCCTG CGATATTTAGATCGTTGTTGTACGAAGCATGCGGAAGGATTGTGAATCCGATTTACGGATCGGTCGGCATATTATGGTCTGGAAACTGGCATCTTTGTCAAGCAGCCGTGGAGGCGGTGATGAGAGGCTCTCCGGTGACTCCAATCGCATGCGACGCGGCGGTTACTGGTCAAGCTCCTCctttcaacaacaacaaactctTTGACATAAGACACGTGTCTAGAGACGAGAACGCCGTGAAGAGCCGGTGTCGTTCGAGCCGTAGTGGTGCATGCAAAGAAGGGAGAAACGTGAGGTCGTCGCTTAGTCACGAGTCGTCACTGAGTCATGAGTCTGCGGTGGTGAAAGGTGAAGGAAGTATGGTTTCGTCAGAGGAGACGACGGAGGAACCGAGTTGGATCGGGCTTGAGCTGACTTTGGGGTTGGAGCCGTCTGGCGCACGTGGGAGTCACGTGGTGGTGCCGATTAAGAAACGGAAGTTGGAGAAGTCTGGCACGTGCGATGATGATGCGGATACGTGTAAGATTGAGCTTGGACTCGTGTGCAGCGAGTGA